In Haloarcula limicola, the genomic stretch ACCTCCTGAAGGTCGGCGGCGGCTTCGAGAAGGCGATCCTCGCCGAGGGAGTCGTCTGGTGGGCGTACATCCTGATGCTCGCCGTCCACGTCCTCCTCTCGGCCGTCTCCGTTCCGGTCGTCGTTCACGCCGTCGTCCTCGGCCTCTCGCATACCCCGGCCGAACTCCGCGAGACGGCCCACGCGCGAGTGGGACGGATCGCCGTCGCCGCCTGGGGACTGAGCCTCTTTCTCGGCTTAGTGACGTACGTGATGCTCAACCACGTCTACGGCTGGGTACCCCGCGGCGAGGCGGCGCTGGTTCTCGCTGTCGCCGGTCCGTCGCTCCGGCGGTAGGGACGCGGCGCCGTCGCGCTCGATTACCGATAAAAAATTGAACGTCGGTGGCGGGAAGACTCGTCAGTTCTCGCGTCGTGCGGCCAACAGCGCCGCCGCCACGACGGCGAGCAGTGCGGCGACGGCCGTGAAGCCGGGACCGTCACCGGACGTGGGCACGTCGGTGCCGCTCCCGTCGGACCCGTCGTCCGCGGCGGTCCCGCCGTCGGCAGTGGCCGTCTCGGTGCCGTCCGAGCCGTCCGGCGTCGCGGTGTCGTCCGTCGTCACCGGATCGTCGGTTGCCTCGGTCGGCGTGTCGTCTAGTTCACAGCCGCAGTCGGTCTCGACCGGCGTGTCCGTGCCGTCGCCCTCGTCGGGCGTCGTCGTCTCGGTCCCGTCGTCGGGGTTGCCGTGGATGGGACCGCCACCGTCGCCGCTGGAGTCGGATCTGACGGTGACCGTCGTGGACTGCGAACCC encodes the following:
- a CDS encoding DUF420 domain-containing protein yields the protein MAVADRLQSRARARPRLVTAAVSLVGYALVFGTFGGVLPFPTISNETVIFLSDAIAVVNACALTAILVGVYFIKSGEVRKHRAAMLTAFALIMAFLVLYLLKVGGGFEKAILAEGVVWWAYILMLAVHVLLSAVSVPVVVHAVVLGLSHTPAELRETAHARVGRIAVAAWGLSLFLGLVTYVMLNHVYGWVPRGEAALVLAVAGPSLRR